A single window of Jiangella alkaliphila DNA harbors:
- a CDS encoding FAD-binding oxidoreductase gives MIDLDGFRSTLTGRAYAPGDDGYDDVRRPWNLLIDQRPAVVVVAETAADVQAAVRLARENDVSFSVQSSGHGAVRPNDDGVVLNVTRLTGVDVDAERKVARFDAGARWRGVLEEAAPHQLAGLSGTAPTVGAVGYSLGGGIGLLMRRFGFAADSVVAADVVTADGSLVRASQDDNPDLLWALKGGGGNFGVVTSLEVRLYDVPAVHNGSLIYPGARAAEVLRAWADWTGQVSDDVTSAVMVMSFPPIPAVPEPLRGQHVAMFRATIAGDDGSALDPLLAELGDPLMGGFRTQTYLEAALSGNEPTDPMPTAGRSTGLSDLTDDTIGALLDLVAPGSPVPGIDVRHLGGAAAKDQDSPLSHRDTPYIGAANALAASPEQLAAVRQRLDEGFAALDGHTRPVGAFNFLAAGSSPEVVKSAFSDGAYQRLQDIKRTWDPDNVFQYTHNIPPAA, from the coding sequence ATGATCGACCTCGACGGCTTCCGCTCGACGCTCACCGGCCGGGCCTACGCGCCCGGCGACGACGGCTACGACGACGTGCGGCGGCCGTGGAACCTGCTCATCGACCAGCGCCCCGCGGTCGTCGTGGTGGCCGAGACCGCCGCTGACGTCCAGGCGGCGGTCCGGCTGGCCCGCGAGAACGACGTCTCGTTCTCCGTGCAGTCCTCCGGCCACGGCGCCGTGCGGCCCAACGACGACGGCGTGGTGCTCAACGTCACCCGGCTGACCGGGGTCGACGTCGACGCCGAGCGCAAGGTCGCCCGGTTCGACGCCGGCGCGCGCTGGCGGGGCGTCCTCGAGGAGGCCGCGCCGCACCAGCTGGCCGGGCTGTCCGGCACCGCGCCGACCGTCGGCGCCGTCGGCTACAGCCTGGGCGGCGGCATCGGCCTGCTGATGCGCCGGTTCGGCTTCGCCGCCGACAGCGTGGTCGCCGCCGACGTCGTCACCGCCGACGGCTCGCTCGTGCGGGCCAGCCAGGACGACAACCCCGACCTGCTGTGGGCGCTCAAGGGCGGCGGCGGCAACTTCGGCGTCGTCACGTCGCTCGAGGTGCGGCTCTACGACGTCCCGGCGGTGCACAACGGCTCGCTGATCTACCCGGGCGCGCGGGCCGCCGAGGTGCTGCGCGCGTGGGCCGACTGGACCGGCCAGGTCTCCGACGACGTCACGTCCGCCGTCATGGTCATGTCGTTCCCGCCCATCCCGGCGGTGCCCGAGCCGCTGCGCGGCCAGCACGTCGCCATGTTCCGGGCCACCATCGCCGGCGACGACGGCTCCGCGCTCGACCCGCTGCTGGCCGAGCTGGGCGACCCGCTGATGGGCGGCTTCCGCACCCAGACGTACCTCGAGGCCGCGCTGTCGGGCAACGAGCCCACCGACCCCATGCCGACGGCCGGGCGCAGCACCGGGCTGAGCGACCTGACCGACGACACCATCGGCGCGCTGCTCGACCTCGTGGCGCCGGGTTCGCCGGTGCCGGGCATCGACGTCCGCCACCTCGGCGGCGCCGCGGCGAAGGACCAGGACAGCCCGCTCTCCCACCGCGACACCCCGTACATCGGCGCGGCGAACGCGCTGGCCGCCTCGCCGGAGCAGCTGGCCGCCGTCCGGCAGCGCCTCGACGAGGGCTTCGCGGCGCTCGACGGGCACACGCGGCCGGTCGGCGCGTTCAACTTCCTCGCCGCCGGCTCGTCGCCCGAGGTGGTGAAGTCGGCCTTCTCCGACGGCGCCTACCAGCGGCTGCAGGACATCAAGCGCACGTGGGACCCCGACAACGTGTTCCAGTACACCCACAACATCCCGCCGGCTGCCTGA
- a CDS encoding aminotransferase class V-fold PLP-dependent enzyme: MDLAAARSLFSPEPGWLNTASYGLPPSTAWTALQAALDEWRHGRVSWEGWGESTARARAAFARLVDADEHDVTTGAQVSQLVGQLAASVPDGTVVLAPEEDFTSLLFPWLAQAHRGVVVRTVPAADLAAHVTPDVGVVAFSVVQSASGVVADVDGVLAAARAADAVTVADATQAVGWLPVDARRFDALVAGGYKWQLSPRGTAFLVTTAQLRARVVPSQAGWFAGDDPFASYYGPPLRLADDARRLDLSPAWFSWVGAAPALELLADVTVEAVHGWNVGLANRFRAGLGLAPGDSAIVSVDVPGAEERLAAAGVRAAVRGGRLRVSFHLYSTKADADLAIKALTS; the protein is encoded by the coding sequence ATGGACCTTGCCGCAGCGCGATCCCTGTTCAGCCCTGAGCCGGGCTGGCTGAACACGGCGAGCTACGGGCTGCCCCCGTCGACGGCGTGGACGGCGCTGCAGGCGGCGCTGGACGAGTGGCGGCACGGGCGGGTGTCGTGGGAGGGCTGGGGCGAGTCGACGGCCCGGGCGCGGGCGGCGTTCGCGCGGCTGGTGGACGCCGACGAGCACGACGTGACGACCGGCGCGCAGGTGTCGCAGCTGGTCGGTCAGCTGGCGGCGTCGGTGCCGGACGGGACGGTCGTGCTGGCGCCCGAGGAGGACTTCACGTCGCTGCTGTTCCCGTGGCTGGCGCAGGCGCATCGCGGCGTCGTGGTGCGGACGGTGCCGGCGGCGGACCTCGCGGCCCACGTCACGCCCGACGTCGGCGTCGTCGCGTTCAGCGTCGTGCAGTCGGCCAGCGGGGTGGTCGCCGACGTCGACGGCGTGCTGGCGGCGGCCCGGGCGGCCGACGCGGTCACCGTCGCCGACGCGACCCAGGCGGTGGGCTGGCTGCCGGTCGACGCGCGGCGGTTCGACGCGCTGGTGGCGGGCGGCTACAAGTGGCAGCTCTCGCCGCGTGGCACGGCGTTCCTGGTGACGACGGCGCAGCTGCGGGCGCGGGTGGTGCCGTCGCAGGCGGGCTGGTTCGCCGGCGACGACCCGTTCGCGTCGTATTACGGGCCGCCGCTGCGGCTGGCCGACGACGCCCGGCGGCTGGACCTGTCGCCGGCGTGGTTCTCGTGGGTCGGCGCGGCGCCGGCGCTGGAGCTGCTGGCGGACGTGACCGTCGAGGCCGTGCACGGCTGGAACGTCGGCCTGGCGAACCGGTTCCGGGCCGGGTTGGGGCTGGCGCCGGGCGACTCCGCGATCGTGTCCGTGGACGTGCCGGGCGCGGAGGAGCGGCTGGCGGCGGCCGGAGTGCGGGCGGCGGTGCGCGGCGGGCGGCTGCGGGTGTCGTTCCACCTCTACTCCACCAAGGCCGACGCCGACCTGGCCATCAAGGCGCTGACCAGCTGA
- a CDS encoding Lrp/AsnC family transcriptional regulator, with protein sequence MEDIDRKIVALLMRDGRMSYTDLGKSTGLSTSAVHQRVRRLEERGVIRGYSVVVDHEAVGLPLTAFISIKPIDPSQPDDSPDRLAGVPEIEACYSVAGDESYILKVRVGRPADLEDLLARIRSSANVTTRTTIVLSTPYENRPMTA encoded by the coding sequence GTGGAGGACATCGACAGGAAGATCGTGGCGCTGCTGATGCGGGACGGCCGGATGAGCTACACCGATCTCGGCAAATCGACCGGCCTGTCCACGTCGGCCGTGCACCAGCGGGTCCGCCGGCTCGAGGAACGCGGCGTCATCCGCGGCTACTCCGTCGTCGTCGACCACGAGGCCGTGGGCCTGCCGCTGACGGCGTTCATCTCCATCAAGCCGATCGACCCCAGCCAGCCCGACGACTCACCGGACCGGCTGGCCGGCGTCCCGGAGATCGAGGCCTGCTACTCCGTCGCCGGCGACGAGAGCTACATCCTCAAGGTGCGGGTCGGGCGCCCCGCCGACCTCGAGGACCTGCTCGCCCGCATCCGCTCGTCGGCGAACGTGACCACCCGCACCACCATCGTGCTCTCGACGCCGTACGAGAACCGCCCGATGACGGCGTGA
- a CDS encoding acyl-CoA dehydrogenase family protein translates to MTSPLELLSVEHLLSEEERDLRDAVAHFVDDRVRPSIADWYEDGLSEGAVRELALEAGKLGLLGMHLTGYGCAGTNAVSYGLACMELEAGDSGVRSLVSVQGSLAMFAIWKFGSEEQKQRWLPGMAAGELIGCFGLTEPDFGSNPAGMRTRARRDGDDWVLDGTKMWITNGTVADVAVVWARCDDGAVRGFLVPAGTPGFSAPKIGKKLSLRASVTSELVLEGVRLPADAVLPEVSSLRGPLSCLNEARFGIVFGALGAARDCLAAAISYAQTREVFDRPLASFQLTQAKLADMALELQKGYLLALHLGRLKDAEKLTPQQVSLGKLNNVREALAIARECRTILGANGITLEYPVLRHANNLESVLTYEGTSEVHQLVIGQALTGESAFS, encoded by the coding sequence ATGACCTCGCCCCTGGAGCTGCTGAGCGTCGAGCACCTGCTCAGCGAGGAGGAGCGCGACCTGCGCGACGCCGTCGCCCACTTCGTCGACGACCGCGTCCGCCCGTCGATCGCGGACTGGTACGAGGACGGGCTGTCCGAAGGCGCCGTCCGGGAGCTCGCGCTGGAGGCCGGGAAGCTCGGCCTGCTCGGCATGCACCTCACCGGCTACGGCTGCGCCGGCACCAACGCCGTCTCGTACGGCCTGGCCTGCATGGAGCTGGAGGCCGGCGACTCCGGCGTCCGCTCGCTGGTGTCGGTGCAGGGGTCGCTGGCGATGTTCGCGATCTGGAAGTTCGGGTCTGAGGAGCAGAAGCAGCGCTGGCTGCCCGGCATGGCCGCCGGGGAGCTGATCGGCTGCTTCGGCCTCACCGAGCCCGACTTCGGCTCCAACCCGGCCGGCATGCGCACCCGCGCCCGCCGCGACGGCGACGACTGGGTGCTCGACGGCACCAAGATGTGGATCACCAACGGGACCGTGGCCGACGTCGCCGTCGTCTGGGCCCGTTGTGACGACGGTGCCGTGCGCGGCTTCCTGGTGCCGGCGGGGACGCCCGGGTTCTCGGCCCCGAAGATCGGCAAGAAGCTGTCGCTGCGGGCCTCGGTGACGAGCGAGCTCGTCCTCGAGGGGGTCCGGCTGCCCGCCGACGCCGTCCTGCCGGAGGTGTCCAGTCTCCGGGGGCCGCTGTCCTGCCTCAACGAGGCCCGCTTCGGCATCGTTTTCGGCGCGCTGGGCGCGGCCCGCGACTGCCTCGCCGCCGCCATCTCCTACGCGCAGACCCGCGAGGTGTTCGACCGGCCGCTGGCGTCGTTCCAGCTCACCCAGGCCAAGCTGGCCGACATGGCGCTGGAGCTGCAGAAGGGCTACCTGCTCGCCCTGCACCTCGGCCGCCTGAAGGACGCCGAGAAGCTGACGCCGCAGCAGGTCAGCCTGGGCAAGCTCAACAACGTCCGCGAGGCGCTGGCGATCGCCCGCGAGTGCCGCACGATCCTCGGCGCCAACGGCATCACCCTGGAGTACCCGGTGCTGCGCCACGCCAACAACCTGGAGTCGGTGCTCACCTACGAGGGCACCAGCGAGGTGCACCAACTCGTCATCGGCCAGGCGCTGACCGGTGAGAGCGCCTTCAGCTGA
- a CDS encoding thiamine pyrophosphate-dependent enzyme, whose protein sequence is MSTPAALEESLLAAIDALPVAANPSTVDADVLRGIFDAQVTSRHLDVVARELRAAGRGFYTIGSAGHESNAVVATALRPNDPALLHYRSGGFYAARAAQVEGSTPVRDVLQSLMGAADEPIAGGRHKVFGNAALSIVPQTSTIASHLPRAVGLAVALHRAHRLGAPAAWPDDAVVVCSFGDASANHSTAVGAVNTALNTAFQGLPAPILFVCEDNGIGISVPTPAGWIATTYGARPGLTYVQADGADTATALTAARRAAGYVREERKPAFLHLRTVRYLGHAGSDAEIGYRTPAEIAADHARDPILGTARALVTAGAATPAELIGRYRELRAEVDAVADDLRGARTLGSATEIVAPLAPRTPDAVARAAAGLYDEARADQPATLAESINATLSSALGRDHRVVVFGEDVGRKGGVYGVTRGLARKHGRARVFDTLLDEQSILGLGLGAGLAGLLPVPEIQYLAYLHNAEDQLRGEAASLSFFSTGQYRNPLVVRIAGLAYQRGFGGHFHNDNGVAVLRDIPGLVVACPSRGDDAAAMLRTCLAAAAVDGTVSAFLEPIALYHTRDLHEDGDGGWLVLDGGEHAPIGRARVHGSGADLTIVTFGNGVPMSLRVARRLADRKISAQVLDLRWLAPLPVEDIVREANLTGRVLVADETRHSGGVGEGVVTALVESGYEGRIARVASHDSFVPLGAAANHVLLGEQDIERAAVELAEKE, encoded by the coding sequence GTGAGCACGCCGGCCGCGCTCGAGGAGTCGCTGCTCGCGGCGATCGACGCACTGCCGGTCGCCGCGAACCCCAGCACCGTCGACGCCGACGTGCTGCGCGGCATCTTCGACGCCCAGGTGACCAGCCGGCACCTGGACGTCGTCGCGCGGGAGCTGCGGGCGGCCGGGCGCGGCTTCTACACCATCGGCTCGGCCGGGCACGAGTCCAACGCCGTCGTCGCGACGGCGCTGCGCCCGAACGACCCGGCGCTGCTGCACTACCGCTCGGGCGGCTTCTACGCCGCCCGAGCGGCGCAGGTCGAGGGCTCGACGCCGGTCCGCGACGTGCTGCAGAGCCTCATGGGCGCCGCCGACGAGCCGATCGCCGGCGGCCGGCACAAGGTGTTCGGCAACGCGGCGCTGTCGATCGTCCCGCAGACGTCCACCATCGCCTCGCACCTGCCGCGCGCGGTCGGGCTGGCGGTCGCGCTGCACCGGGCGCACCGGCTCGGCGCGCCGGCGGCCTGGCCGGACGACGCGGTCGTCGTCTGCTCGTTCGGCGACGCCTCGGCCAACCACTCGACCGCCGTCGGCGCCGTCAACACCGCCCTGAACACGGCGTTCCAAGGGCTGCCGGCGCCGATCCTGTTCGTCTGCGAGGACAACGGCATCGGCATCTCCGTCCCGACCCCGGCCGGCTGGATCGCGACGACGTACGGGGCGCGGCCCGGGCTCACCTACGTCCAGGCCGACGGCGCCGACACCGCGACGGCGCTGACGGCGGCGCGGCGGGCGGCCGGCTACGTCCGTGAGGAGCGCAAGCCCGCGTTCCTGCACCTGCGCACCGTCCGCTACCTCGGGCACGCCGGCAGCGACGCCGAGATCGGCTACCGCACGCCGGCCGAGATCGCTGCCGACCATGCCCGCGACCCGATCCTCGGCACCGCCCGCGCGCTGGTCACGGCCGGCGCCGCGACGCCCGCCGAGCTGATCGGCCGGTACCGCGAGCTGCGGGCCGAGGTCGACGCCGTCGCCGACGACCTGAGGGGCGCCCGCACGCTCGGCTCGGCGACGGAGATCGTCGCGCCGCTCGCCCCGCGCACGCCCGACGCCGTCGCCCGGGCCGCCGCCGGCCTGTACGACGAGGCCCGGGCGGACCAGCCGGCCACGCTGGCCGAGTCGATCAACGCGACGCTGTCCTCCGCCCTCGGCCGCGACCACCGCGTCGTCGTGTTCGGCGAGGACGTCGGGCGCAAGGGCGGCGTCTACGGCGTCACCCGCGGCCTGGCCCGCAAGCACGGGCGCGCCCGCGTCTTCGACACGCTGCTGGACGAGCAGTCGATCCTCGGCCTCGGGCTCGGCGCGGGACTGGCCGGGCTGCTGCCCGTCCCAGAGATCCAGTACCTCGCCTACCTGCACAACGCCGAGGACCAGCTGCGCGGCGAGGCGGCGTCGCTGTCCTTCTTCTCCACCGGGCAGTACCGCAACCCGCTGGTCGTCCGCATCGCCGGGCTGGCCTACCAGCGCGGCTTCGGTGGGCACTTCCACAACGACAACGGCGTCGCCGTGCTGCGCGACATCCCCGGCCTCGTGGTCGCCTGCCCGTCCCGCGGCGACGACGCGGCCGCCATGCTGCGCACCTGCCTGGCCGCGGCCGCCGTCGACGGGACGGTGTCGGCGTTCCTCGAGCCGATCGCGCTCTACCACACCCGTGACCTGCACGAGGACGGTGACGGCGGCTGGCTCGTGCTCGACGGGGGTGAGCACGCGCCGATCGGCCGGGCCCGGGTCCACGGATCAGGCGCCGACCTCACCATCGTCACGTTCGGCAACGGCGTGCCGATGAGCCTGCGGGTGGCCCGGCGGCTGGCCGACCGGAAGATCAGCGCCCAGGTGCTGGACCTGCGCTGGCTCGCGCCGCTGCCGGTGGAGGACATCGTCCGCGAGGCCAACCTCACCGGCCGCGTCCTGGTGGCCGACGAGACCCGGCACTCCGGCGGCGTCGGCGAAGGCGTCGTCACCGCACTGGTGGAGTCAGGCTACGAGGGCCGCATCGCCCGCGTCGCCAGCCACGACAGCTTCGTGCCGCTGGGTGCCGCCGCGAACCACGTCCTGCTCGGCGAGCAGGACATCGAGAGGGCCGCCGTCGAGTTGGCCGAGAAGGAGTGA
- a CDS encoding aldehyde dehydrogenase family protein produces the protein MTRTVTSVVDGKAVPGDRTVASLNPADLDDVVGEVSLAPGRIFTAAAVVAHNAQRAWADVPAPVRGRAIAHIGRVVEENAESLARLVTREIGKPYAEALGEVREIVDTCDFFLGEGRRLYGQTVPSEMPDKQLFTFRNPVGTVAVITAGNFPVAVPSWYIVPALLAGNTIVWKPAEYSAVVSNAFHDLFVKGGGLPDGVFNLVHADGAETYAGLQESLELGYIDKVGFTGSSEVGREIGALTGRHLQTACLELGGKNPLVIAPSADLDLAVEGALFSGFGTAGQRCTSLGTVIVHESLHEEFIRRYAAAVDAAAVGDPSQDVLMGPLLDAKFAERYEKFLGWVQPQHTVLGRTGRITGANPRDGFVGDPAKGLFYHPVVVDGVRPGDELFDQETFGPIVGVTTYSTLDEAIDLANAPGYGLSSSIYTTNPADAFAYRRGISAGMVSINNSTSGAEAHLPFGGNGKSGNGSRQSGMWVLDQFTRWQSVNWDYSGRLQKAQMDVADLDADLGFRLDES, from the coding sequence GTGACCCGCACCGTCACCTCCGTCGTCGACGGCAAGGCCGTCCCCGGCGATCGCACCGTCGCCAGCCTGAACCCGGCCGACCTCGACGACGTCGTCGGCGAGGTGAGCCTCGCGCCGGGGCGCATCTTCACCGCCGCCGCGGTCGTCGCCCACAACGCCCAGCGCGCCTGGGCCGACGTCCCGGCGCCGGTCCGCGGCCGGGCCATCGCGCACATCGGCCGGGTGGTCGAGGAGAACGCCGAGTCGCTGGCCCGGCTGGTCACCCGCGAGATCGGCAAGCCGTACGCCGAGGCGCTCGGTGAGGTGCGCGAGATCGTCGACACCTGCGACTTCTTCCTCGGCGAGGGCCGCCGGCTGTACGGCCAGACGGTGCCCAGCGAGATGCCCGACAAGCAGCTGTTCACGTTCCGCAACCCGGTCGGCACCGTCGCCGTCATCACCGCCGGCAACTTCCCGGTCGCGGTGCCGTCCTGGTACATCGTCCCGGCGCTGCTGGCCGGCAACACCATCGTGTGGAAGCCGGCCGAGTACTCCGCCGTCGTGTCCAACGCGTTCCACGACCTGTTCGTCAAGGGCGGCGGGCTGCCCGACGGCGTGTTCAACCTGGTGCACGCCGACGGCGCCGAGACGTACGCCGGCCTGCAGGAGTCGCTCGAGCTCGGCTACATCGACAAGGTCGGGTTCACCGGGTCGTCGGAGGTGGGCCGCGAGATCGGCGCGCTCACCGGCCGCCACCTGCAGACGGCGTGCCTCGAGCTGGGCGGCAAGAACCCGCTGGTCATCGCGCCCAGCGCCGATCTCGACCTCGCCGTCGAGGGGGCGCTGTTCTCCGGCTTCGGCACCGCCGGCCAGCGTTGCACGTCGCTCGGGACGGTCATCGTGCACGAGTCGCTGCACGAGGAGTTCATCCGCCGCTACGCCGCCGCGGTCGACGCCGCCGCCGTCGGCGACCCGTCGCAGGACGTCCTCATGGGCCCGCTGCTCGACGCCAAGTTCGCCGAGCGGTACGAGAAGTTCCTCGGCTGGGTCCAGCCGCAGCACACCGTGCTCGGCCGCACCGGCCGCATCACCGGCGCCAACCCGCGCGACGGCTTCGTCGGCGACCCCGCGAAGGGCCTCTTCTACCACCCGGTGGTGGTCGACGGCGTCCGTCCCGGCGACGAGCTGTTCGACCAGGAGACGTTCGGCCCGATCGTCGGCGTCACGACCTACAGCACGCTGGACGAGGCGATCGACCTCGCCAACGCGCCCGGCTACGGGCTGTCCAGCAGCATCTACACGACGAACCCGGCCGACGCGTTCGCGTACCGGCGCGGCATCTCCGCCGGCATGGTGAGCATCAACAACTCCACGTCCGGCGCCGAGGCGCACCTGCCGTTCGGCGGCAACGGCAAGTCGGGCAACGGGTCGCGGCAGTCCGGCATGTGGGTGCTCGACCAGTTCACCCGCTGGCAGTCGGTGAACTGGGACTACTCCGGCCGGCTGCAGAAGGCGCAGATGGACGTCGCCGACCTGGACGCCGACCTCGGCTTCCGGCTCGACGAGTCGTGA
- the lat gene encoding L-lysine 6-transaminase, whose amino-acid sequence MAEQLTITADEVHAILGKHLLTDGFKLVLDTDASQGSWLVDARDGKRYLDMYTFFASAPLGCNPPGLVDDPAFMDLLARVAANKPANPDIYSVHLAEFTETFVRVLGDPELPHLFFVEGGALAVENALKVAFDWKSRHNEAHGRDAALGTRVMHLTKAFHGRSGYTMSLTNTEPNKTARFPQFDWPRIDVPAITFPLDEHLDEVEAAERHALEQARQAFEIHPHDIAAFICEPIQGEGGDNHMRPEFLQAMQALVHEHDALFIVDEVQTGTGTTGTAWAYQQLGLQPDVVAFSKKVQIGGVMAGRRVDEVADNVFAVSGRINSTWGGGLADMVRSRRLLELIEQDGLIDAAGPKGERFVAGLRAVAAETGAVSNVRGRGLMVAADLPDGATRDAVTADLRENEQVIALPCGERAIRFRPALSVTDDEIDLAVAAFGRAVARVS is encoded by the coding sequence GTGGCCGAACAGCTCACCATCACCGCGGACGAGGTCCACGCGATTCTCGGCAAGCATCTGCTCACGGACGGCTTCAAGCTCGTCCTCGACACCGACGCCAGCCAGGGCAGCTGGCTGGTCGACGCGCGTGACGGCAAGCGGTACCTGGACATGTACACGTTCTTCGCCTCCGCGCCGCTGGGCTGCAACCCGCCGGGACTCGTCGACGACCCCGCGTTCATGGATCTGCTCGCCCGGGTCGCGGCCAACAAGCCGGCCAACCCCGACATCTACTCCGTCCACCTCGCCGAGTTCACCGAGACGTTCGTCCGCGTGCTCGGCGACCCCGAGCTCCCGCACCTGTTCTTCGTCGAGGGCGGCGCGCTCGCCGTCGAGAACGCGCTCAAGGTCGCCTTCGACTGGAAGAGCCGGCACAACGAGGCGCACGGCCGCGACGCCGCCCTCGGCACCCGTGTCATGCACCTGACGAAGGCCTTCCACGGCCGCAGCGGCTACACCATGTCGCTGACGAACACCGAGCCGAACAAGACGGCGCGGTTCCCGCAGTTCGACTGGCCGCGCATCGACGTCCCAGCCATCACGTTCCCGCTCGATGAGCACCTCGACGAGGTCGAGGCGGCCGAGCGGCACGCGCTCGAGCAGGCCCGTCAGGCCTTCGAGATCCACCCGCACGACATCGCCGCGTTCATCTGCGAGCCGATCCAGGGCGAGGGCGGCGACAACCACATGCGCCCCGAGTTCCTGCAGGCCATGCAGGCGCTGGTGCACGAGCACGACGCGCTGTTCATCGTCGACGAGGTGCAGACCGGCACCGGCACGACGGGCACGGCGTGGGCGTACCAGCAGCTCGGCCTGCAGCCCGACGTCGTCGCGTTCTCGAAGAAGGTGCAGATCGGCGGCGTCATGGCCGGCCGCCGCGTCGACGAGGTCGCCGACAACGTGTTCGCCGTGTCGGGCCGCATCAACTCGACGTGGGGCGGCGGGCTGGCCGACATGGTGCGGTCGCGCCGGCTGCTGGAACTGATCGAGCAGGACGGCCTGATCGACGCGGCCGGCCCGAAGGGCGAGCGGTTCGTCGCCGGCCTGCGCGCCGTCGCGGCCGAGACCGGCGCCGTCAGCAACGTGCGCGGCCGCGGCCTCATGGTCGCCGCCGACCTGCCCGACGGCGCCACGCGCGACGCCGTCACCGCGGACCTCCGCGAGAACGAGCAGGTCATCGCGCTGCCCTGCGGCGAGCGGGCGATCCGCTTCCGTCCCGCCCTGTCGGTGACCGATGATGAGATCGACCTCGCCGTCGCGGCGTTCGGCCGCGCCGTCGCCCGTGTCAGCTGA
- a CDS encoding GNAT family N-acetyltransferase produces MVLYSESTSTTIRPATAADLPAVTTIFAHYVETSVVTFEETPPTVADWAQKLGDLTDRGLPFLVATAGDTVAGYAYAAPWRPKPAYRYTAENTVYLSPAHTGRGLGRLLMTSLIDAGAAAGLRRLIAVVVDEGGANPSLALHRSLGFTEAGRLGAVGRKHGRWLDTVLLQRDLD; encoded by the coding sequence GTGGTTCTCTATAGTGAATCGACGTCGACGACCATCCGTCCCGCGACCGCGGCCGACCTGCCCGCCGTCACCACGATCTTCGCCCACTACGTCGAGACCAGCGTCGTCACCTTCGAGGAGACGCCGCCCACGGTCGCCGACTGGGCACAGAAGCTGGGCGATCTCACCGATCGCGGGCTGCCCTTCCTGGTCGCGACCGCGGGCGACACGGTCGCCGGCTACGCGTACGCCGCGCCCTGGCGCCCCAAGCCGGCCTACCGGTACACGGCCGAGAACACCGTCTACCTCTCCCCCGCCCACACCGGCCGCGGCCTGGGCCGGCTGCTGATGACGTCGCTCATCGACGCCGGCGCGGCGGCCGGACTCCGCCGGCTGATCGCCGTCGTGGTCGACGAGGGCGGCGCGAACCCGTCGCTCGCGCTGCACCGCTCGCTCGGGTTCACCGAGGCCGGCCGGCTCGGCGCCGTCGGCCGCAAGCACGGCCGCTGGCTCGACACCGTCCTGCTGCAGCGAGATCTCGACTGA
- a CDS encoding helix-turn-helix domain-containing protein: MDLVALGRRITDARLQRSLPMSALAEKSGVSASMIWSVERGRKAPTVVVLDRIAKALGTPMATLLDPGDVRRVIVRRAAEQDVAVAPDGWRRTILTPVVPGVNFEWVRTELPPGAAPGEYPAYAAGSHEYVVVETGRLRLTLADDAHDLAAGDSIYFAADVAHTYANPWDVPCSYHVAALIMRPRS, from the coding sequence ATGGATCTCGTCGCGCTGGGCCGCCGCATCACCGATGCCCGCCTGCAGCGGTCCCTGCCGATGTCCGCCCTCGCCGAGAAGTCCGGCGTCAGCGCCAGCATGATCTGGTCGGTGGAGCGCGGCCGCAAGGCGCCCACTGTCGTGGTGCTGGACCGCATCGCCAAGGCGCTGGGCACGCCGATGGCGACGCTGCTCGATCCCGGCGACGTGCGGCGGGTCATCGTGCGCCGGGCGGCCGAGCAGGACGTCGCCGTCGCCCCCGACGGCTGGCGCCGCACGATCCTGACGCCGGTCGTGCCGGGGGTGAACTTCGAGTGGGTCCGGACCGAGCTGCCGCCCGGCGCCGCGCCCGGCGAGTACCCCGCCTACGCCGCCGGCTCCCACGAGTACGTCGTCGTCGAGACCGGCCGCCTCCGCCTCACCCTCGCCGACGACGCGCACGACCTCGCCGCCGGCGACTCGATCTACTTCGCCGCCGACGTGGCGCACACCTACGCCAACCCTTGGGACGTGCCGTGCTCGTACCACGTGGCCGCCCTGATCATGCGGCCGCGGAGTTGA